The following proteins are co-located in the Leptodactylus fuscus isolate aLepFus1 chromosome 8, aLepFus1.hap2, whole genome shotgun sequence genome:
- the LOC142217667 gene encoding hemoglobin subunit alpha-5-like, translated as MTFSEAEKAAITSIWAKVAGHADDIGAEALERLFLSFPQTKTYFSHFDLSHNSKDLRNHGGKVVNAIGNAAQHLNDIDHALSTLSDLHAQKLRVDPGNFRLLSHAIQVTLAVHFPQEFNATAQAAWDKFLATVSCVLVSKYR; from the exons ATGACTTTCTCTGAAGCTGAGAAGGCAGCCATCACCTCCATCTGGGCCAAGGTTGCTGGCCATGCTGATGACATTGGAGCTGAGGCTCTGGAAAG ACTCTTCCTGAGCTTCCCTCAAACCAAAACCTACTTCAGCCACTTTGACCTGAGCCACAACTCCAAGGATCTCCGTAACCATGGAGGAAAGGTTGTGAATGCCATTGGTAATGCTGCCCAGCACCTGAATGACATTGACCATGCTCTGTCCACCCTCAGCGACCTGCATGCCCAGAAACTCAGGGTTGACCCTGGCAACTTCAGA CTGCTGTCCCACGCCATTCAGGTGACTCTGGCTGTTCACTTCCCTCAGGAATTCAATGCTACTGCTCAGGCTGCTTGGGACAAGTTTCTGGCTACTGTGTCCTGTGTCCTGGTCTCTAAGTACAGATAA
- the LOC142216925 gene encoding hemoglobin subunit alpha-5-like: protein MTFSEAEKKAITSIWAKIAGHTDDIGAEALERLFSSFPQTKTYFSHFDLSHNSKDLRSHGGKVLNAIGSAAQHLNDLDHALSKLSDLHAQKLRVDPGNFRLLSHAIQVTLAVHFPQEFNAVAQAAWDKFLAAVSSVLVSKYR, encoded by the exons ATGACTTTCTCTGAAGCTGAGAAGAAGGCCATCACCTCCATCTGGGCCAAGATTGCTGGCCATACTGATGACATTGGAGCAGAGGCTCTGGAAAG GCTTTTCTCAAGCTTTCCTCAAACCAAAACCTACTTCAGCCACTTTGACCTGAGCCACAACTCCAAGGATCTCCGTAGCCATGGAGGAAAGGTTCTGAATGCCATTGGTAGTGCTGCCCAGCACCTGAATGACCTTGACCATGCTCTGTCCAAGCTCAGCGACCTGCATGCCCAGAAACTCAGGGTTGACCCTGGAAACTTCAGA CTGCTGTCCCACGCCATCCAGGTGACTCTGGCCGTTCACTTCCCTCAGGAATTCAATGCTGTTGCTCAGGCTGCTTGGGACAAGTTCCTGGCTGCTGTGTCTTCTGTCCTGGTCTCCAAGTACAGATAA
- the LOC142217669 gene encoding hemoglobin subunit alpha-5-like — MTFSETEKKAITSIWAKVAGHADDIGAEALERLFLSFPQTKTYFSHFDLGHNSKDLRSHGGKVLNAIGSAAQHLNDLDHALSKLSDLHAQKLRVDPGNFRLLSHAIQVTLAVHFPQEFNAVAQAAWDKFLAAVSSVLVSKYR, encoded by the exons ATGACTTTCTCTGAAACTGAGAAGAAGGCCATCACCTCCATCTGGGCCAAGGTTGCTGGCCATGCTGATGACATTGGAGCAGAGGCTCTGGAAAG GCTATTCTTGAGCTTTCCTCAAACCAAAACCTACTTCAGCCACTTTGACCTGGGCCACAACTCCAAGGATCTCCGTAGCCATGGAGGAAAGGTTCTGAATGCCATTGGAAGTGCTGCCCAGCACCTGAATGACCTTGACCATGCTCTGTCCAAGCTCAGTGACCTGCATGCCCAGAAACTCAGGGTTGACCCTGGCAACTTCAGA CTGCTGTCCCACGCCATTCAGGTGACTCTGGCCGTTCACTTCCCTCAGGAATTCAATGCTGTTGCTCAGGCTGCTTGGGACAAGTTCCTGGCTGCTGTGTCTTCTGTCCTGGTCTCCAAGTACAGATAA